In a genomic window of Rhododendron vialii isolate Sample 1 chromosome 12a, ASM3025357v1:
- the LOC131309407 gene encoding xylan glycosyltransferase MUCI21-like → MTSMKTSSLSLSPGWWLRHYIDLLSSYTRHQIINLDEEKAVHCFPSAIIGLISHGASIVDPTLQRGHHPKTLHDFHSFIAATYSKSHAPLRNETNVDYSPPLLPPSLPWRLEGRPRLVLLNRKGARTILNIDKVYQAALEVGFDTVVYEPSRETSLHQDFRLIDSSHALIAVHGAGLTNMLFLRKGSVLMQLAPKESDWLGSLFYGKMAVRLGLEYMVYDLGEDESLLGMDKATKERLAREGGTLENWVWYKDQKIKLDELRFKKYLKRAYKKAKIFMQKESLKVNYYSKMRQQLKIIGRKLKIGYM, encoded by the exons C CGGCTGGTGGCTCCGCCACTACATCGACTTATTATCAAGCTACACGCGCCACCAGATCATCAACCTCGATGAAGAAAAGGCCGTCCATTGCTTCCCATCGGCGATCATAGGGCTCATATCACACGGTGCCTCGATCGTGGACCCGACATTGCAACGCGGGCACCATCCCAAGACACTACACGATTTTCACTCGTTCATTGCGGCTacatactccaaaagccatgcACCATTACGAAATGAAACTAACGTGGACTACTCACCACCACTACTGCCACCATCGCTACCCTGGAGGTTGGAAGGCCGACCAAGGCTTGTGTTACTGAATCGAAAAGGCGCTCGGACGATCTTGAACATCGACAAGGTTTATCAAGCCGCGCTGGAGGTGGGGTTTGACACAGTTGTTTACGAGCCAAGCAGGGAGACCTCACTGCATCAAGATTTTAGGCTCATTGATAGTAGCCATGCACTAATAGCCGTGCATGGCGCGGGATTAACAAACATGTTGTTCCTTCGAAAGGGATCGGTGTTAATGCAGCTAGCACCAAAAGAATCCGACTGGCTCGGCAGCCTGTTTTACGGGAAAATGGCGGTTCGGTTGGGCCTAGAGTACATGGTTTATGACCTTGGAGAGGATGAGAGCTTATTAGGAATGGACAAAGCTACAAAGGAAAGGTTGGCAAGAGAAGGTGGAACCCTAGAGAATTGGGTATGGTACAAGgaccaaaaaatcaagttagaCGAACTTAGGTTCAAGAAATATTTAAAGAGAGCTTATAAGAAAGCCAAGATATTCATGCAGAAAGAAAGCTTGAAAGTGAATTATTACTCCAAAATGAGACAACAGTTGAAAATAATCGGGAGAAAACTCAAAATTGGTTATATGTAG